The following are encoded in a window of Panicum virgatum strain AP13 chromosome 5N, P.virgatum_v5, whole genome shotgun sequence genomic DNA:
- the LOC120676175 gene encoding putative hydro-lyase KRH_21160 isoform X2 has product MESLSLEHKTASRPAPFSESTACHVARKSNDHWIGPSNGHGSGRARELQAPPPSSCPSSSAAVPRTGHRGSDRRLGSCAGYQAGRGLRPPARPPSPARATGHAGPPVPPRRAKLGHRGGRERRRLDPRRAWRICGGRPSAPSSPLLPRPPMVAAAAAGSGRSKLRRRAVGRRLPSRRRACRRWRRMARCWTAARQHLQLPCPPPAPSCSLLLALIRSNGHKGYDISNPDLFSMKDALATAKPQPSDHQPPLPNEGARTISNKVYSEVHPNEIFCWETI; this is encoded by the exons ATGGAATCTCTATCTCTAGAACACAAAACCGCGTCCCGCCCCGCGCCATTCTCTGAAAGCACAGCGTGCCACGTCGCCCGAAAAAGCAACGACCATTGGATCGGGCCATCGAACGGCCATGGCAGCGGGCGGGCTCGCGAGCTCCAGGCACCGCCTCCGTCCTCCTGCccgagcagcagcgccgccgtgcctcgCACCGGCCACCGCGGATCCGACCGACGGCTAGGATCCTGTGCAGGGTACCAGGCCGGGCGCGGCCTCCGTCCTCCGGCCCGACCTCCCTCCCCGGCACGAGCCACGGGTCACGCCGGGCCGcccgtgccgccgcgccgcgccaagcTGGGCCACCGCGGAGGACGTGAACGGAGGAGGCTGGATCCGCGCAGGGCATGGCGGAtctgcggcggccggccctcTGCCCCCTCGTCCCCACTCCTCCCGCGACctcccatggtggcggcggcggctgccggatCCGGGCGCTCCAagctccggcggcgcgcggtgggaCGACGGCTCCCGTCACGGCGCCGCGCCTGCCGCC GTTGGAGGAGGATGGCGAGGTGCTGGACAGCAGCTCGGCAGCATCTGCAGCTTCCGTGCCCCCCACCTGCTCCTTCCTGCTCACTATTGCTGGCCCTCATTCGATCAAATGGGCATAAAG GTTATGATATCTCTAACCCAGATTTATTCAGTATGAAG GATGCGTTAGCTACAGCTAAACCTCAGCCATCTGATCACCAACCTCCTCTGCCGAATGAAGGAGCTCGAACTATTTCCAATAAAGTATACAGTGAAGTTCACCCGAACGAG ATCTTTTGCTGGGAAACCATCTGA
- the LOC120676175 gene encoding uncharacterized protein LOC120676175 isoform X3 codes for MARCWTAARQHLQLPCPPPAPSCSLLLALIRSNGHKGYDISNPDLFSMKDALATAKPQPSDHQPPLPNEGARTISNKVYSEVHPNENIKNNDLELVVELSKLYIMVNGEALKLQQI; via the exons ATGGCGAGGTGCTGGACAGCAGCTCGGCAGCATCTGCAGCTTCCGTGCCCCCCACCTGCTCCTTCCTGCTCACTATTGCTGGCCCTCATTCGATCAAATGGGCATAAAG GTTATGATATCTCTAACCCAGATTTATTCAGTATGAAG GATGCGTTAGCTACAGCTAAACCTCAGCCATCTGATCACCAACCTCCTCTGCCGAATGAAGGAGCTCGAACTATTTCCAATAAAGTATACAGTGAAGTTCACCCGAACGAG AATATAAAGAACAATGACCTTGAACTGGTTGTGGAACTTTCCAAATTGTATATCATGGTAAATGGCGAGGCACTGAAGCTGCAACAAATATAA
- the LOC120676173 gene encoding CMP-sialic acid transporter 3-like isoform X1, whose translation MQRVPREGAGAGSGVQGVRQPPEHRVVATARAQRAPCLRRLRPRGPPGEVCHNILRRKQALYVRALRWITSALPILVYMSKVDGKFKFSPISVNFLTEITKIIFAIIMLSIQARRLKVGDKSLLTVSTFMQAARNNVLLAVPAFLYATNNYLKFIMQLYFNPASVKMLSNLKVLVIAVLLKIIMKRRFSTIQWEALALLLIGISVNQLKSLPEGSRALGLPVAAGAYLYTLFFVTVPALASVYNEKALKSQFDTSIYLQNLFLYGYGAIFNFLGLVITVIIQGPSSFNILEGHSKATMFLICNNAAQGILSSFFFKYADTILKKYSSTIATIFTGVASAVLFGHTLTINFVLGISIVIISMHQYLSNQIKDEVPSSKVEMAQVHDHSRVTESICINVTDSVASEAKHRHGSDERQPLLPV comes from the exons ATGCAGCGTGTGCCACGCGAAGGTGCCGGTGCCGGCAGCGGTGTCCAAGGCGTACGACAGCCACCGGAGCACCGTGTCGTCGCGACAGCGCGCGCTCAACGTGCTCCTTGTCTCCGGCGACTGCGTCCTCGCGGGCCTCCAG GAGAAGTGTGCCacaatatattaagaaggaaACAAGCGCTATACGTTAGAGCATTGCGATGGATTACTTCTGCTCTA CCTATACTAGTGTACATGTCAAAAGTTGATGGGAAATTCAAATTTAGCCCGATCAGCGTGAACTTCTTGACGGAGATTACAAAAATTATCTTTGCCATCATCATGCTATCCATCCAG GCTCGACGTCTGAAGGTGGGCGACAAGTCACTTCTCACAGTATCAACATTTATGCAG GCTGCTCGCAATAATGTTCTTCTTGCAGTTCCTGCTTTTCTCTATGCTACCAACAACTATTTGAAGTTCATAATGCAG TTATATTTTAATCCTGCAAGCGTGAAAATGCTGAGTAATCTCAAG GTTTTGGTAATCGCTGTGCTTCTAAAGATAATAATGAAGAGACGATTTTCCACAATCCAG TGGGAGGCCCTTGCCCTTTTGTTAATCGGAATATCCGTTAATCAGCTGAAATCATTGCCTGAAGGTTCTAGGGCACTAGGTCTTCCTGTTGCAGCTGGAGCCTACCTATATACACTATTTTTT GTAACAGTTCCTGCATTGGCTTCAGTTTACAATGAGAAGGCTCTTAAAAGCCAGTTTGATACCAGTATTTACCTTCAG AACTTATTTCTGTATGGTTATGGTGCAATATTCaattttcttgggcttgtaatCACTGTTATCATTCAAG GGCCCAGTAGCTTTAACATTCTGGAAGGACATTCAAAGGCCACAATGTTTCTTATCTGCAACAATGCTGCACAAGGCATCCTGTCATCATTTTTCTTCAAGTATGCAG ACACTATTTTAAAGAAGTACTCGTCGACAATTGCAACTATCTTCACCGGAGTTGCCTCTGCTGTACTGTTTGGACACACTCTTACAATAAATTTTGTCCTTGGAATTTCAATAGTAATCATATCTATGCATCAG TATCTTTCGAACCAAATTAAGGACGAAGTGCCTAGCAGCAAAGTTGAAATGGCTCAAGTTCACGATCACAG CAGAGTTACGGAATCTATTTGCATCAATGTGACTGATTCAGTGGCAAGTGAG GCTAAACACCGCCATGGATCTGACGAGAGGCAGCCACTCCTTCCTGTATGA
- the LOC120676173 gene encoding CMP-sialic acid transporter 3-like isoform X3 translates to MNGEVECSVCHAKVPVPAAVSKAYDSHRSTVSSRQRALNVLLVSGDCVLAGLQPILVYMSKVDGKFKFSPISVNFLTEITKIIFAIIMLSIQARRLKVGDKSLLTVSTFMQAARNNVLLAVPAFLYATNNYLKFIMQLYFNPASVKMLSNLKVLVIAVLLKIIMKRRFSTIQWEALALLLIGISVNQLKSLPEGSRALGLPVAAGAYLYTLFFVTVPALASVYNEKALKSQFDTSIYLQNLFLYGYGAIFNFLGLVITVIIQGPSSFNILEGHSKATMFLICNNAAQGILSSFFFKYADTILKKYSSTIATIFTGVASAVLFGHTLTINFVLGISIVIISMHQYLSNQIKDEVPSSKVEMAQVHDHSRVTESICINVTDSVASEAKHRHGSDERQPLLPV, encoded by the exons aTGAACGGGGAGGTGGAATGCAGCGTGTGCCACGCGAAGGTGCCGGTGCCGGCAGCGGTGTCCAAGGCGTACGACAGCCACCGGAGCACCGTGTCGTCGCGACAGCGCGCGCTCAACGTGCTCCTTGTCTCCGGCGACTGCGTCCTCGCGGGCCTCCAG CCTATACTAGTGTACATGTCAAAAGTTGATGGGAAATTCAAATTTAGCCCGATCAGCGTGAACTTCTTGACGGAGATTACAAAAATTATCTTTGCCATCATCATGCTATCCATCCAG GCTCGACGTCTGAAGGTGGGCGACAAGTCACTTCTCACAGTATCAACATTTATGCAG GCTGCTCGCAATAATGTTCTTCTTGCAGTTCCTGCTTTTCTCTATGCTACCAACAACTATTTGAAGTTCATAATGCAG TTATATTTTAATCCTGCAAGCGTGAAAATGCTGAGTAATCTCAAG GTTTTGGTAATCGCTGTGCTTCTAAAGATAATAATGAAGAGACGATTTTCCACAATCCAG TGGGAGGCCCTTGCCCTTTTGTTAATCGGAATATCCGTTAATCAGCTGAAATCATTGCCTGAAGGTTCTAGGGCACTAGGTCTTCCTGTTGCAGCTGGAGCCTACCTATATACACTATTTTTT GTAACAGTTCCTGCATTGGCTTCAGTTTACAATGAGAAGGCTCTTAAAAGCCAGTTTGATACCAGTATTTACCTTCAG AACTTATTTCTGTATGGTTATGGTGCAATATTCaattttcttgggcttgtaatCACTGTTATCATTCAAG GGCCCAGTAGCTTTAACATTCTGGAAGGACATTCAAAGGCCACAATGTTTCTTATCTGCAACAATGCTGCACAAGGCATCCTGTCATCATTTTTCTTCAAGTATGCAG ACACTATTTTAAAGAAGTACTCGTCGACAATTGCAACTATCTTCACCGGAGTTGCCTCTGCTGTACTGTTTGGACACACTCTTACAATAAATTTTGTCCTTGGAATTTCAATAGTAATCATATCTATGCATCAG TATCTTTCGAACCAAATTAAGGACGAAGTGCCTAGCAGCAAAGTTGAAATGGCTCAAGTTCACGATCACAG CAGAGTTACGGAATCTATTTGCATCAATGTGACTGATTCAGTGGCAAGTGAG GCTAAACACCGCCATGGATCTGACGAGAGGCAGCCACTCCTTCCTGTATGA
- the LOC120676175 gene encoding putative hydro-lyase KRH_21160 isoform X1: protein MESLSLEHKTASRPAPFSESTACHVARKSNDHWIGPSNGHGSGRARELQAPPPSSCPSSSAAVPRTGHRGSDRRLGSCAGYQAGRGLRPPARPPSPARATGHAGPPVPPRRAKLGHRGGRERRRLDPRRAWRICGGRPSAPSSPLLPRPPMVAAAAAGSGRSKLRRRAVGRRLPSRRRACRRWRRMARCWTAARQHLQLPCPPPAPSCSLLLALIRSNGHKGYDISNPDLFSMKDALATAKPQPSDHQPPLPNEGARTISNKVYSEVHPNENIKNNDLELVVELSKLYIMVNGEALKLQQI, encoded by the exons ATGGAATCTCTATCTCTAGAACACAAAACCGCGTCCCGCCCCGCGCCATTCTCTGAAAGCACAGCGTGCCACGTCGCCCGAAAAAGCAACGACCATTGGATCGGGCCATCGAACGGCCATGGCAGCGGGCGGGCTCGCGAGCTCCAGGCACCGCCTCCGTCCTCCTGCccgagcagcagcgccgccgtgcctcgCACCGGCCACCGCGGATCCGACCGACGGCTAGGATCCTGTGCAGGGTACCAGGCCGGGCGCGGCCTCCGTCCTCCGGCCCGACCTCCCTCCCCGGCACGAGCCACGGGTCACGCCGGGCCGcccgtgccgccgcgccgcgccaagcTGGGCCACCGCGGAGGACGTGAACGGAGGAGGCTGGATCCGCGCAGGGCATGGCGGAtctgcggcggccggccctcTGCCCCCTCGTCCCCACTCCTCCCGCGACctcccatggtggcggcggcggctgccggatCCGGGCGCTCCAagctccggcggcgcgcggtgggaCGACGGCTCCCGTCACGGCGCCGCGCCTGCCGCC GTTGGAGGAGGATGGCGAGGTGCTGGACAGCAGCTCGGCAGCATCTGCAGCTTCCGTGCCCCCCACCTGCTCCTTCCTGCTCACTATTGCTGGCCCTCATTCGATCAAATGGGCATAAAG GTTATGATATCTCTAACCCAGATTTATTCAGTATGAAG GATGCGTTAGCTACAGCTAAACCTCAGCCATCTGATCACCAACCTCCTCTGCCGAATGAAGGAGCTCGAACTATTTCCAATAAAGTATACAGTGAAGTTCACCCGAACGAG AATATAAAGAACAATGACCTTGAACTGGTTGTGGAACTTTCCAAATTGTATATCATGGTAAATGGCGAGGCACTGAAGCTGCAACAAATATAA
- the LOC120676173 gene encoding CMP-sialic acid transporter 3-like isoform X5, which produces MSKVDGKFKFSPISVNFLTEITKIIFAIIMLSIQARRLKVGDKSLLTVSTFMQAARNNVLLAVPAFLYATNNYLKFIMQLYFNPASVKMLSNLKVLVIAVLLKIIMKRRFSTIQWEALALLLIGISVNQLKSLPEGSRALGLPVAAGAYLYTLFFVTVPALASVYNEKALKSQFDTSIYLQNLFLYGYGAIFNFLGLVITVIIQGPSSFNILEGHSKATMFLICNNAAQGILSSFFFKYADTILKKYSSTIATIFTGVASAVLFGHTLTINFVLGISIVIISMHQYLSNQIKDEVPSSKVEMAQVHDHSRVTESICINVTDSVASEAKHRHGSDERQPLLPV; this is translated from the exons ATGTCAAAAGTTGATGGGAAATTCAAATTTAGCCCGATCAGCGTGAACTTCTTGACGGAGATTACAAAAATTATCTTTGCCATCATCATGCTATCCATCCAG GCTCGACGTCTGAAGGTGGGCGACAAGTCACTTCTCACAGTATCAACATTTATGCAG GCTGCTCGCAATAATGTTCTTCTTGCAGTTCCTGCTTTTCTCTATGCTACCAACAACTATTTGAAGTTCATAATGCAG TTATATTTTAATCCTGCAAGCGTGAAAATGCTGAGTAATCTCAAG GTTTTGGTAATCGCTGTGCTTCTAAAGATAATAATGAAGAGACGATTTTCCACAATCCAG TGGGAGGCCCTTGCCCTTTTGTTAATCGGAATATCCGTTAATCAGCTGAAATCATTGCCTGAAGGTTCTAGGGCACTAGGTCTTCCTGTTGCAGCTGGAGCCTACCTATATACACTATTTTTT GTAACAGTTCCTGCATTGGCTTCAGTTTACAATGAGAAGGCTCTTAAAAGCCAGTTTGATACCAGTATTTACCTTCAG AACTTATTTCTGTATGGTTATGGTGCAATATTCaattttcttgggcttgtaatCACTGTTATCATTCAAG GGCCCAGTAGCTTTAACATTCTGGAAGGACATTCAAAGGCCACAATGTTTCTTATCTGCAACAATGCTGCACAAGGCATCCTGTCATCATTTTTCTTCAAGTATGCAG ACACTATTTTAAAGAAGTACTCGTCGACAATTGCAACTATCTTCACCGGAGTTGCCTCTGCTGTACTGTTTGGACACACTCTTACAATAAATTTTGTCCTTGGAATTTCAATAGTAATCATATCTATGCATCAG TATCTTTCGAACCAAATTAAGGACGAAGTGCCTAGCAGCAAAGTTGAAATGGCTCAAGTTCACGATCACAG CAGAGTTACGGAATCTATTTGCATCAATGTGACTGATTCAGTGGCAAGTGAG GCTAAACACCGCCATGGATCTGACGAGAGGCAGCCACTCCTTCCTGTATGA
- the LOC120676173 gene encoding CMP-sialic acid transporter 3-like isoform X4, whose translation MNGEVECSVCHAKVPVPAAVSKAYDSHRSTVSSRQRALNVLLVSGDCVLAGLQPILVYMSKVDGKFKFSPISVNFLTEITKIIFAIIMLSIQARRLKVGDKSLLTVSTFMQAARNNVLLAVPAFLYATNNYLKFIMQLYFNPASVKMLSNLKVLVIAVLLKIIMKRRFSTIQWEALALLLIGISVNQLKSLPEGSRALGLPVAAGAYLYTLFFVTVPALASVYNEKALKSQFDTSIYLQNLFLYGYGAIFNFLGLVITVIIQGPSSFNILEGHSKATMFLICNNAAQGILSSFFFKYADTILKKYSSTIATIFTGVASAVLFGHTLTINFVLGISIVIISMHQYLSNQIKDEVPSSKVEMAQVHDHRVTESICINVTDSVASEAKHRHGSDERQPLLPV comes from the exons aTGAACGGGGAGGTGGAATGCAGCGTGTGCCACGCGAAGGTGCCGGTGCCGGCAGCGGTGTCCAAGGCGTACGACAGCCACCGGAGCACCGTGTCGTCGCGACAGCGCGCGCTCAACGTGCTCCTTGTCTCCGGCGACTGCGTCCTCGCGGGCCTCCAG CCTATACTAGTGTACATGTCAAAAGTTGATGGGAAATTCAAATTTAGCCCGATCAGCGTGAACTTCTTGACGGAGATTACAAAAATTATCTTTGCCATCATCATGCTATCCATCCAG GCTCGACGTCTGAAGGTGGGCGACAAGTCACTTCTCACAGTATCAACATTTATGCAG GCTGCTCGCAATAATGTTCTTCTTGCAGTTCCTGCTTTTCTCTATGCTACCAACAACTATTTGAAGTTCATAATGCAG TTATATTTTAATCCTGCAAGCGTGAAAATGCTGAGTAATCTCAAG GTTTTGGTAATCGCTGTGCTTCTAAAGATAATAATGAAGAGACGATTTTCCACAATCCAG TGGGAGGCCCTTGCCCTTTTGTTAATCGGAATATCCGTTAATCAGCTGAAATCATTGCCTGAAGGTTCTAGGGCACTAGGTCTTCCTGTTGCAGCTGGAGCCTACCTATATACACTATTTTTT GTAACAGTTCCTGCATTGGCTTCAGTTTACAATGAGAAGGCTCTTAAAAGCCAGTTTGATACCAGTATTTACCTTCAG AACTTATTTCTGTATGGTTATGGTGCAATATTCaattttcttgggcttgtaatCACTGTTATCATTCAAG GGCCCAGTAGCTTTAACATTCTGGAAGGACATTCAAAGGCCACAATGTTTCTTATCTGCAACAATGCTGCACAAGGCATCCTGTCATCATTTTTCTTCAAGTATGCAG ACACTATTTTAAAGAAGTACTCGTCGACAATTGCAACTATCTTCACCGGAGTTGCCTCTGCTGTACTGTTTGGACACACTCTTACAATAAATTTTGTCCTTGGAATTTCAATAGTAATCATATCTATGCATCAG TATCTTTCGAACCAAATTAAGGACGAAGTGCCTAGCAGCAAAGTTGAAATGGCTCAAGTTCACGATCACAG AGTTACGGAATCTATTTGCATCAATGTGACTGATTCAGTGGCAAGTGAG GCTAAACACCGCCATGGATCTGACGAGAGGCAGCCACTCCTTCCTGTATGA
- the LOC120676173 gene encoding CMP-sialic acid transporter 3-like isoform X2: protein MQRVPREGAGAGSGVQGVRQPPEHRVVATARAQRAPCLRRLRPRGPPGEVCHNILRRKQALYVRALRWITSALPILVYMSKVDGKFKFSPISVNFLTEITKIIFAIIMLSIQARRLKVGDKSLLTVSTFMQAARNNVLLAVPAFLYATNNYLKFIMQLYFNPASVKMLSNLKVLVIAVLLKIIMKRRFSTIQWEALALLLIGISVNQLKSLPEGSRALGLPVAAGAYLYTLFFVTVPALASVYNEKALKSQFDTSIYLQNLFLYGYGAIFNFLGLVITVIIQGPSSFNILEGHSKATMFLICNNAAQGILSSFFFKYADTILKKYSSTIATIFTGVASAVLFGHTLTINFVLGISIVIISMHQYLSNQIKDEVPSSKVEMAQVHDHRVTESICINVTDSVASEAKHRHGSDERQPLLPV, encoded by the exons ATGCAGCGTGTGCCACGCGAAGGTGCCGGTGCCGGCAGCGGTGTCCAAGGCGTACGACAGCCACCGGAGCACCGTGTCGTCGCGACAGCGCGCGCTCAACGTGCTCCTTGTCTCCGGCGACTGCGTCCTCGCGGGCCTCCAG GAGAAGTGTGCCacaatatattaagaaggaaACAAGCGCTATACGTTAGAGCATTGCGATGGATTACTTCTGCTCTA CCTATACTAGTGTACATGTCAAAAGTTGATGGGAAATTCAAATTTAGCCCGATCAGCGTGAACTTCTTGACGGAGATTACAAAAATTATCTTTGCCATCATCATGCTATCCATCCAG GCTCGACGTCTGAAGGTGGGCGACAAGTCACTTCTCACAGTATCAACATTTATGCAG GCTGCTCGCAATAATGTTCTTCTTGCAGTTCCTGCTTTTCTCTATGCTACCAACAACTATTTGAAGTTCATAATGCAG TTATATTTTAATCCTGCAAGCGTGAAAATGCTGAGTAATCTCAAG GTTTTGGTAATCGCTGTGCTTCTAAAGATAATAATGAAGAGACGATTTTCCACAATCCAG TGGGAGGCCCTTGCCCTTTTGTTAATCGGAATATCCGTTAATCAGCTGAAATCATTGCCTGAAGGTTCTAGGGCACTAGGTCTTCCTGTTGCAGCTGGAGCCTACCTATATACACTATTTTTT GTAACAGTTCCTGCATTGGCTTCAGTTTACAATGAGAAGGCTCTTAAAAGCCAGTTTGATACCAGTATTTACCTTCAG AACTTATTTCTGTATGGTTATGGTGCAATATTCaattttcttgggcttgtaatCACTGTTATCATTCAAG GGCCCAGTAGCTTTAACATTCTGGAAGGACATTCAAAGGCCACAATGTTTCTTATCTGCAACAATGCTGCACAAGGCATCCTGTCATCATTTTTCTTCAAGTATGCAG ACACTATTTTAAAGAAGTACTCGTCGACAATTGCAACTATCTTCACCGGAGTTGCCTCTGCTGTACTGTTTGGACACACTCTTACAATAAATTTTGTCCTTGGAATTTCAATAGTAATCATATCTATGCATCAG TATCTTTCGAACCAAATTAAGGACGAAGTGCCTAGCAGCAAAGTTGAAATGGCTCAAGTTCACGATCACAG AGTTACGGAATCTATTTGCATCAATGTGACTGATTCAGTGGCAAGTGAG GCTAAACACCGCCATGGATCTGACGAGAGGCAGCCACTCCTTCCTGTATGA
- the LOC120676176 gene encoding uncharacterized protein LOC120676176 — MAAISSTAYFSSQPQLPASTADRATTTTASSGMARQPRRSCSFVMVEASSGTGGGVVRTRSLTEDDLEELKGCLDLGFGFAYSEIPELCGTLPALELCYSMTRRFLDEQRAPGKEEEKEQENAAMHLPNWRISGPGDDPEEVKARLKYWAQAVACTVKLCS, encoded by the exons ATCTCCTCCACCGCCTACTTCTCCTCGCAGCCGCAGCTCCCGGCCTCCACCGCGGAccgtgccaccaccaccaccgcaagtAGCGGGATGGCGCGGCAGCCGCGCCGGAGTTGCAGCTTCGTGATGGTCGAGGCATcctccggcaccggcggcggggtggtcAGGACGAGGAGCCTCACGGAGGACGACCTGGAGGAGCTCAAGGGCTGCCTCGACCTCGGCTTCGGCTTCGCGTACAGCGAGATCCCCGAGCTCTGCGGGACGCTGCCCGCGCTCGAGCTCTGCTACTCCATGACCCGGAGGTTCCTCGACGAGCAGAGGGCGCCgggcaaggaggaggagaaggagcaggagaaCGCGGCGATGCACCTCCCGAATTGGAGGATCTCTGGACCTG GTGACGATCCAGAGGAAGTGAAGGCGAGATTGAAGTATTGGGCTCAAGCAGTAGCATGCACTGTCAAGCTCTGCAGCTGA